The following are from one region of the Sandaracinus amylolyticus genome:
- a CDS encoding Ig-like domain-containing protein, which produces MLLVLAAIVWTTGCPGPEPTPQDGGADDAAMVDAARIDAAMSDGGGDVPIDADTPVDAPFDGGCEGGPCGLRELGAACDAHAQCLSSFCENDVCATAPGIPLVLLSDTDHTTGHDAGIVLLADRLRFEQRGGMYGGVRSDTAIAPGSGVFYFEAKRLITRTGAWGFGIATASAPLDAIPGANGQSAGLATAGQIQAEGGGSCTGPLWFPSDDEVYGFVVDYRGTNPILHVVLDVFGTLEVRRSCTLAVTAPVHAIYGGWRHDVPAMGAFNFGNDTTNHPFFYTRAQLETALTAASLGDVASALVMGFGRERWLPQSEAPVVDVDATASVALGASITLSASATDAEDGDLTAGIHWHDRSATYFPPTEHDGATWAYTPAELGRHSVDVTVTDSAGLTTTRTLVLTVTGTLPQSNPVRLVPDAIAGGQVTLSSDGLSISFHGPGKYGIRANQPIYGQFWYFEVTRLVGPVNMGFGLVTGTGVLDPYDSGDVPWSMSVNTTGAVWRELVWQHDVDPSNTTYGFAVDYRGESPIVYVIAGGARVSTLDMREVTVPLHPMLYGNPTGSTPPAYDQRANFGATAFVYDPVAILAAEGVTGLELGWGDANTP; this is translated from the coding sequence GTGCTCCTGGTGCTGGCAGCGATCGTGTGGACGACGGGGTGCCCGGGCCCCGAGCCGACACCACAGGACGGAGGCGCGGACGACGCGGCGATGGTCGATGCTGCGCGCATCGATGCTGCGATGTCCGATGGCGGCGGCGACGTTCCGATCGACGCGGACACGCCCGTCGACGCGCCGTTCGACGGCGGCTGCGAGGGCGGTCCGTGCGGCCTGCGCGAGCTCGGCGCGGCGTGCGATGCACACGCGCAGTGCCTCTCGTCCTTCTGCGAGAACGACGTCTGCGCGACGGCGCCGGGCATCCCGCTCGTGCTCCTCTCGGACACCGATCACACGACCGGGCACGACGCCGGGATCGTGCTGCTCGCGGATCGACTGCGCTTCGAGCAGCGCGGCGGCATGTACGGCGGCGTCCGCTCCGACACCGCGATCGCGCCGGGCTCGGGCGTGTTCTATTTCGAAGCGAAGCGCCTCATCACGCGCACCGGCGCGTGGGGCTTCGGCATCGCGACCGCGAGCGCACCGCTCGACGCGATCCCGGGGGCGAACGGACAGAGCGCGGGCCTCGCGACCGCCGGGCAGATCCAGGCCGAGGGCGGCGGGAGCTGCACCGGGCCGCTGTGGTTCCCCAGCGACGACGAGGTCTACGGATTCGTCGTCGACTACCGCGGCACGAATCCGATCCTCCACGTCGTGCTCGACGTGTTCGGCACGCTCGAGGTGCGTCGCAGCTGCACGCTCGCGGTCACCGCGCCCGTCCACGCGATCTACGGCGGTTGGCGCCACGACGTGCCGGCGATGGGCGCGTTCAACTTCGGCAACGACACCACGAACCATCCGTTCTTCTACACGCGCGCGCAGCTCGAGACCGCGCTCACCGCGGCGAGCCTCGGCGACGTCGCGAGCGCGCTGGTGATGGGCTTCGGTCGCGAGCGCTGGCTCCCGCAGTCCGAGGCGCCCGTGGTCGACGTCGACGCGACCGCGAGCGTCGCGCTCGGCGCGTCGATCACGCTGAGCGCGAGCGCCACCGACGCAGAGGACGGAGATCTCACGGCGGGCATCCACTGGCACGATCGCTCCGCGACGTACTTCCCGCCGACCGAGCACGACGGAGCGACGTGGGCCTACACGCCGGCCGAGCTCGGGCGCCATTCAGTCGACGTCACTGTCACCGACTCTGCGGGACTGACCACGACTCGGACGCTGGTGCTCACCGTGACTGGCACGCTCCCGCAATCGAATCCGGTGCGCCTCGTGCCGGACGCGATCGCCGGCGGTCAGGTCACGCTGTCGAGCGACGGGCTCTCGATCTCGTTCCACGGGCCGGGCAAATACGGCATCCGCGCCAATCAGCCGATCTACGGACAGTTCTGGTACTTCGAGGTCACGCGTCTGGTCGGCCCGGTGAACATGGGGTTCGGCCTCGTGACCGGCACGGGCGTCCTCGATCCCTACGACTCCGGGGACGTGCCGTGGTCGATGTCGGTCAACACCACCGGCGCGGTGTGGCGAGAGCTGGTGTGGCAACACGACGTGGATCCCTCGAACACCACGTATGGATTCGCAGTCGACTACCGCGGTGAGAGCCCGATCGTCTACGTGATCGCCGGTGGTGCGCGGGTGTCGACGCTGGACATGCGCGAGGTGACGGTGCCGCTCCATCCGATGCTCTACGGCAACCCCACCGGCAGCACGCCGCCCGCGTACGATCAGCGCGCGAACTTCGGCGCGACCGCGTTCGTCTACGACCCGGTCGCGATCCTCGCCGCCGAAGGCGTGACCGGGCTCGAGCTCGGCTGGGGCGACGCGAACACGCCCTGA